The genomic stretch GAGCATAAAGCAGTGCCACCCTGTAAAGATTCCGATAGACAATGACAATGACGACTTCCGCAAGGCCGATCACCAGAAAATCGTTGAGTTTTTTTCCGAGCTCGACTGGAACTCTATTTTTGACTCCGTCGATGCCGATGTCGCCGCTCAAACTTTCTCCAACGTATTGGCCTACGCCATCGACCGATACGTCCCAAAGAAGTGCCAGCATCATGCGCCCCCACAGCCGCGGTAAACGAGAGAACTTCGGCAGTTGAAATCCCAGAAGAGAGCTGCCTTGAAAAAATTTACTAAGCACCGTACACTGTCCCTGAAACGTCATTACGTGAGAATCAACCACACCTACAAAAGTGTTGCGAAACGATGCTTTCTCCGATATCATCAAGATTTACAAAGAAAGCTCAAGTCTCGTTCCAAGCAGTTTTGGTGGTTCGTCAATCAACAACGACATGAAGGTGGTATACACTCTTCTATGACATTCAACGGTAAGGAGGCAACCACCCCGCAGGACATCTGTCAGCTTTTCTCTGAGAAATTTGCCAGCGTGTTCACTGACGAGACACTGAGCGATCATCACGTCGAACGTGCCGCCAGTAATACCCCACGGTCCGGTCAAATTTTGAACACTCTTCATTTAGACGCGACGATGATTTCTAGAGCCTGCTGCAAACTCAAAGCATCATTAAACCTAGGTCCTGATGGGATTCCGTCGACGTTTCTTAAAACGCAGATTGATAATCTAATATCGCCGCTTCTGCATGTTTTCCAGCTATCTGTCGCTTTCGGTGTCTTCCCGTCCTGCTGGAAATCGgcgtacatgtttccagtacacaagaaaggaaacgaaaacgatgtgagcaattatcgtggcatcaccTCGCTCTGTGCTGTTGCCAAACTGTTCGAGCTTGTCATCATGGAGCCTTTGCTCGCTCACTGCAAAGCTTTCATAAGCACCGACCAACATGGATTCTCAGACTGATGTCATTTACACtgacttgacagctgccttcgatAAACTGAACCATCGCATAGCCGTTGCGAACCTGTACAATCTTGGAATCAACGGGAATCTTTTACTATGTTTTCAATCGTACCTTACCGGTCGCCGTCTAACCGTTGCTATTAGGGATTGCCAATCCTCTTATTTTGACGCTACGTCTGGAATACCTCAGAGAAGTCACTTAGAACCGCTAATTTTCCTGCTCTTTTAATGACGCAAACCTAGTTATTGAAGGACCACGGTTGTCTTACGCGGATGACCTCAAACTCTATCTTCAAgttcacacaattgaagactgtCACTTTCTTCAACGTCAGCTAGATGTTTTTGCCGATTGGTGCCATCTGAACCGTATGGTTAATCCATCCAAATGCTCGATTATCTCATTTTCGCGAAAAAAACAGACTATACATTACAAATACACTTTGCTAGGAATTGAGATCGAGCGCGTAAACCAAGTTAAAGACTTGGGGGTAATTTTGGATTCCCAGCTCACtttcaagcctcacatttcgTTCACTGTCGACAAAGCCTCTAGAGTTCTGGGATACAAAGATCTACTGCTTTAAATCATTGTATTGCGCATTATCTCGCTCTATACTGGAGTACTGCTCGGCAGAgttggcagtgtgactttgcactcgtatccaagtgagttttaaaacttgcttgcacatttattttcggtttgcacgtaaaccctactaacagtgtattacacttgagttagatttgagtttgaatcctgcataaaacaattgcataaaaatcaaattgcgatgaaattcgcgccgcgtctgctgcaacagtttgttgcattgtcttTTGAAAGcataaggtgaaacctcattgaatccaaaaatggccgacttcgagtcaccacttcgaattttcaaaagcacaagactcggagatactcattgcgttccctatgaaaactctattttatgtttgcttcacaacagcaaacataaaatagcattttcacagggaacgcattaactatttccgagtcttgtgctttcgaaaattcgaagtggtgactcgaagtcgaccatttctggattcaatgaggtttcaccataaattcgatctaaaaacaaaactatcgcgtcacatcatcgcctgcatcgttggatacatcgtgcactgcatgcattttttttttgttagggaattaggattacgttgtccattgatgtgaacttttgtaatatatcccagtcaattgctatacgtgtccctttgaaaaatacaatgaccactattgttgtgagtgatcaggtacctgcaccgacacgctcccagtcaggtaaaatatggtttatgaagccaatcacctttccaggattcaaagaccagatctctttgggctgtaagaagccactgccaagaagccttgatctgcgtttaaataatgcaccacaactgcaaagCAGATGTTCCGAAGTCTCGCGTTccgtattacaaaagcgacagatatcatcctgaacccggccaatgttctttaaatgatatctactcggacagtgccccgttactaagCCGacatatgtacaaagagctcttttgttgagctctaggagcttttttgaatggttttcgtttggtgttataaatcttttagattagGAACACgttttgacatccaaccaattggttgtcactttttgtttcttccagcgtttaagctccattttcaatgcacagtttgatataccacagaaaggttctgggccgatgaactgtgagttagatccttgttttgcaagttcgtctgccctttgcaccaatgccacaatgtcttggaacccaatacaaatttactgagtttgtttgacacagctgtcgcaatgtgagaatacattcccagacaatcttcgatgtgcatttataagcatcaagtgctttcagcgctgcttgactgtcagaaaaaatacaaatatttgcatgtttgtattttctagtcagacaaacatacgcacattcaaggattgcaaaaatctctgcttgaaacactgttggccagtgtcccattgccactgaaatattaattccagggccaaagattcctgcaccagtttttgtacctatttttgagccatctgtgaaaaatatcgttgaaccgggacggacatcaggaactccgacttcccagtctgtacgcgacgtttcgcataccttgtagggaatatcatggttatcctgaggtgccatccagtctccattcatactcatcactggccctcttttgaaaaagtccagtatagtcaggtgacccacaagatcacctgacaagatagtttttgttcgttTGAGCCTCAAtgcactcttttctgcttcaagttgcacgtattcgtacaatgGCAACAGATGgagaattgcatcaagagcttttgatggGGTGCTGctcattgctcctgttatagcaatgcacgcacTTTCTAGCTCAATTCACGTGGTCACATAGGAGTTTTTGATAACTCTCACTCGCCTCTACAGGCGCACCATAGGTAAAGTCCCCAGGCCCAGGACAGAAAGTGTCAGAAACTAACTTTGTTTCGTATTGCATGGTCTaacactgcatgcattgcacgcatttaaactcgatcgatcagagtgtgcggtgcaaaaaaactcaaattatcgagaggaagcagattcaagttggattcaaatctggaaaagtgttactcagttcaactttgcacgagttcatgccatcactgctgCTCGGTTGGAATCAGTTCAAAGGCGCTTTTTGAGATTCGCTCTTCGTAAACTACCATGAACGGATCGCTTCCCtctaccaagctatgaaagtCGCTGCTTATTAATTCGTTTGGAGCTCCTGTCTGTCCGTAGAGACACGGCCAGGGCATTGTTCACCACTGAACTTTTACAAGGCCGCATACTGTTCTCGCTCTTTTGGAACAAGTAAATATAAACATGCAACCTCGTGCTCTGCGAAACAATTCGATGCTACGACTGCCTGCTCAACGAACTAACTACGGCATTTTTGGCGCAATGGTTGGTCTCCAAAGGTTGTTCAACAGAGTATCTGCTCTATTCGACTTTAATTTATCTCGAACGCTTCTTCGTCGGcgatatcgttttttttttttttcaagatctgactagctcaaatgttatattgtttgtaatatgtaaaattgtattgactctctgaagatatttcaattgttagctttaagttacaccatttgggcacctgcttgcctgttggtgaatataccaaataaattacaaatcgCGAGACATCAGAgctgcaatagaactcccagcaaCCAACCACCAACGGATGTctgctctcctatgcataaccatccaccagccacgacagcaaaaataattaacttaggACAAGTTCACACACAGGCAGGCTTACACCaagtacgcacacgaatggatggCAGCCAAAAGTGGAACGAAATGAGCGAAataactggttcactgatcttttgaatcaATAGATGCAagcaatccgctcgcgagcaGATCAGAAACAGTTATTTAAAAGAACGAAATTTTCTGCTCTCGGAAGAACTGGTTCTTCCGCTAAATTAGCTTTTTTTTTAGCTTTCAAAGAACTAGCTCTTCTGATCAGCTTGCGAATGTATTGCCTGCAACTATCTATGACACCCTGTTTATCATTTATGACCAGAAAAACTATTCTGCCAACTATTGAAAGTTACGTTCTTTGGGCGATTAAGATCCCTTTCAGCCCTGTTCttttaaaatttacatttttctcgAACATTTTAGCTTTAGAAATGCATAACATATCAACATCTTTGTTTAACATTTTCAGCTCATTTTTTTTGTCCGATATACTGAAAATACTCAACAGCAAAACAATATACTAACTTTGATTTCAAGACGCGCGGTTAATAAGCTGTCAGTTCTTGATGTTAAAACGTGATGCCCCGGAAAGCTTCGAACGGACCGCTCTCCCCCGCGCACTATTGTGCTCTAGTCTAAAAATACTCCGCCCGATCGCGAAAACGCTTAAGGGTGAATGAAAAGCATCCCCCACTACTGTCTCACGCTTTTCGTCATTAGTGTTGTGATCACACCGCGACGCACAGCGGCCGGAAGCCGGTCAAAATCGATGTTTTCATTACTAATGTTTTGTTTGGAAAAATAATTACTCCAAATTTATAGCCAatgattcaaatttgaatttctaAGAGCAATTTGTAGTCATGTAATTTCTGTGTTTTCACAATAACATATTTCGCAGGTTACTTTGACTTATTGATactcaggggcgactcgtggcttttgaacctgcctgttcaactacaaattctgaaaatcacagTTTGGGAAGTGATTACATTCATGTCCGCCTAATCACACAAGTCATTCTCTTCGTTACTGTTTAaaagtgaaactaaaaaccaatcaaatataaatataaattagcGTTCAAAATATATTTGTTGCCTGGCGTCtccgtgtgcaatgcacaggttgcacctatggacgagtcgcccctgttgATACTCATACAATTTTTCTCGTGGGAAGCGATTTTTCTACAGAAAAAGCTGCGGAAATCGTAGAATTACGTGATCTCGAAAACTgcgtgaaaagcgactttagtctATCTGAGATCCGATTGTATTTAAATTATTCTAAGTTACTGATGAAGTTCTTGATAACTGCCTGCTTTGCTTGCTTTTAAAGAATGGAAATATATATGAACAGATatgcgaataaaaaaaattcagtacAAATTGATTTAATATGTGACTAATCTAAAgtgacttttggcttttgaccGACTTTTGTTCGGCGAACCACCACCGTACGTTAACAGTCCGGAATCAAGGCGCAAGCGCCGCATATACAAACCCCTTGCGCCAACAACACCTTGAAAACGCGCGGTAAtctttttttactaaaaataaaGAGGAACGCTGATTTCAAGCTGATCGTGAACAGTGTTTAGTTTTTTGTTTGTCAACTCTTCGAAAAACAATGAACTGTGAAATATTGCACTGGAGCTATCGGGACTTTCGGTTGATCCCCGAAGAGTTGCGATCGTTTGGAGCACAAGTGCTGGAAGTGTATCTGAAGGAAAACTTCATCCCCTCTATTCCCCAGTGGTTCTTCGAGCAAATGACCCATCTGAGGTTTCTAAGCTTGGCCGGAAATCTGCTGGTAGACATTCCGGAGCAAATATCGCTGCTGATTCACCTGGAAGTGTTAGATCTCTCGCAAAACTCAATAAGCTTGCTGCCGAATACGATAGGATGCTTGCATAATTTGACCACTTTGCGGATCAATGAAAACAAACTGACACATTTGCCTCAAGGTAACTTTGTTGTGCAGGTGCCGCTATTAGAAGTAAATTATCAATGTTATTTTTAGAGATCGAAAAGTTGAACAAGCTAGAAATTTTGGATGCTTCCAATAACTGTCTATTGGAAATCCCAATAGAATTGGGGCTTTGCAAGACGCTGAGAGAAATCACCCTGAACGACAACTATCACTTGATTCGAATACCAACTAAGATTTTCACGATGCCACCACTGGTATTTCTATCAGCTGAAAGATGCAATTTACTGTCGCTTCCATTCGCAGCGAATAGCACTTCGCTTGAAATTGTCCGAGTGTTCAAAAACCACTCGTTAACGCATTATCCGCTGGTGTTGGAAAAGTTTATGCAGCCCAATTACGACATCCTCAATGCCGTTGAACTCAAGCGGTTGACTATTTCCAGAACTAGTAACAACTTCAGTTATCGACAAATAAACTGTGATTTACTACCGCGCCCACTGATATTTCCAGGCGAACTGACGACGGTTCTCGATCGTCGGAGATCCGGTCAAATACCCAACTCTCTGAACGAGATTTGCCTACGAAGCTGCAATGGTTATGCGAAAATAAACTGCAGCCTTTGCCTGTTAAGGCCTTTCCTACCAGCGGATATGTGGCTGCGACTACGGCAAGGCCCGGTAGCAATTTGCGGCAGTCCACCCTGCAGCAAGACGATCTTTAGCGAGTGCTTCCTAGGATTGGTGAAAAGGTAGGTTTCAGTGATTGCGATCCGAAGATTGcataaaaataatcaataacTAGCTATGGATGCTTTTCACGATTCAAATGTTCGTGGAGACAAAACTCATTTGACAAACTAAAAATCATCATGCGTCTCCTTCTTTCAAAAATTCGATGGAGATGCTTGATGATTTATACTGTACTGCACTGATTGGAGAAGAGAATTGAACTAGTCGAAAGTGATCCAACTTAAACTAACTTAAATTACTtagaatgacaaacaaaaacAGTCACATTGCTAATTTTGAAATGCGTGAAACTCGTTTACAAATCAGCCTATTTTTGGACAGTGTAAAAGTTTTTAAATGAATTTGAGGCCACAATGTTTCTCATATAAACCTATCCCGGTAAGAATATGTTCAAACTGCCATTTGACGGAGATCGAATTTTTGACAAATGTTTTGGGTAAATTACCTTTGCAATAATTAAGCTGGAAGATAAACTACCGTTCATGGCAAATCCGTTCTATTTGCATTATTAGCAATTTCGATtataccgcaaacgttatcatCAATAAAGatgataacgtttgcggtaaaaaaatggacaaaaattgccaatttttcatgggtttatctttaatcgcactgacgaaactactcatgcatcatcaatcatagtaacccatgagttagcataAAAaagtttgacagctctatcagtcaaactctaactgtgatggcgaaaaagtgaagctactccgttcagaagtgtgcgcgttcaaaaaaacggtaccccgccgcgtcaaaaacggacatcgtgcggcactttgtggacgccgggtatgcccgttccggcatctacaacatcttgacactattggacaacgatcagagcatcgaaagaaagcccggttccggacggccaacgaccccgAGCGActagaagcttcaaaggatgctgaagaggaagaccgagggaaaagtggctaacattcacttggccgggaggctgatgcatgcggtaaaacagtaaaaaaaagaacaaggacacacatgtcaggaagcggcagtcccgtccactggttttGGAACTGCagacaatgacgcagcggcagcggttgaataagatggtcaagtcgattttcccggcgaatcgcgacgtggcagtggtgatggacgacgagacctatctcaccctggatggcaacgattagcagggtattttacctcccctacgaaggaagtgagcatcgaggtgaagtttattttacagaccaagttccccaagaaggggCGGctttggctgacaatcagcgagaaaaagATGCCAAAGTTGCTCTTacttcgctccgggctggccgtgagcGGGGAAacttatagtacgaagtgcctgccagaagttgcgtcgttcatcaagaaataccatgaggggccatccacatacaacgtggacagtttttcaacgattttaaaaatgaacgcaAGTCGGTCCCTAGAAAAAATCTTCGCAAGTCAGATCCACAAGTTCAGAATTTGATCTACCGGTTGACTAAGTGATGTTTGATCGATTTAATTTTACTACAGTTAAGTACTTACAACGGGAGAAATTAAAATGCGCATCCTATAAGagaaaactgatttttagtttcttttggtgcctctagttgTTGTACCGATACTTTGTAAAGGGTGGCATATTTGTTTCATTCAACTCCAATGCCACAACCGTTATAATACCAAAACTCGTCGATTTAGAAATTCATAGGGACCCTTCCCATTCGAAACACGACAGTGGCAGCTTGTGTAATGTTGTTTAATACAACCGCACAGCCTTTTAAACGCTGCTAGTCTATTCTATCGATCGTTTTGCAATCATTCGCAGTTTTATTAACTAGGAAAACAATTTTCATACATGCTGTTCATGTTAGCTGCTACGTCATCACTAATATTCAAAATATCACCAAGAACTGCACTGCAGTGATATTCCCAAGTGAACTCTGTAAATTCACGACAATGCAAACGGCACACCAGCTAGGAGGAATTGGTTTTACAATCAGCGACGAGTGGATTGAAACTCTTCTATTGATCTTACTTGATTAGAATTGATTCTGGCACTTGAAAATACCGGAGTGGCAATTATCGGAGACATCATAGGAAATTCGAGTACCTTCGTCGAAAGCTACACACAAAACTATCCGGAAGAAACCAGTCAAGAAGAACGAATTCGCAAAGACCCAAAGCTGAGCGATGTTCATCAGAACCTTCCAAAAAGGCATGGAATACTATACAGTGTTGTCGGCGC from Wyeomyia smithii strain HCP4-BCI-WySm-NY-G18 chromosome 3, ASM2978416v1, whole genome shotgun sequence encodes the following:
- the LOC129729886 gene encoding leucine-rich repeat protein SHOC-2-like isoform X1, whose protein sequence is MNCEILHWSYRDFRLIPEELRSFGAQVLEVYLKENFIPSIPQWFFEQMTHLRFLSLAGNLLVDIPEQISLLIHLEVLDLSQNSISLLPNTIGCLHNLTTLRINENKLTHLPQEIEKLNKLEILDASNNCLLEIPIELGLCKTLREITLNDNYHLIRIPTKIFTMPPLVFLSAERCNLLSLPFAANSTSLEIVRVFKNHSLTHYPLVLEKFMQPNYDILNAVELKRLTISRTSNNFSYRQINCDLLPRPLIFPGELTTVLDRRRSGQIPNSLNEICLRSCNGYAKINCSLCLLRPFLPADMWLRLRQGPVAICGSPPCSKTIFSECFLGLVKRRNHARPVGFTILFCSKLCADLWFQYNCDVYEELYWVAI
- the LOC129729886 gene encoding leucine-rich repeat protein soc-2 homolog isoform X2, yielding MNCEILHWSYRDFRLIPEELRSFGAQVLEVYLKENFIPSIPQWFFEQMTHLRFLSLAGNLLVDIPEQISLLIHLEVLDLSQNSISLLPNTIGCLHNLTTLRINENKLTHLPQEIEKLNKLEILDASNNCLLEIPIELGLCKTLREITLNDNYHLIRIPTKIFTMPPLVFLSAERCNLLSLPFAANSTSLEIVRVFKNHSLTHYPLVLEKFMQPNYDILNAVELKRLTISRTSELTTVLDRRRSGQIPNSLNEICLRSCNGYAKINCSLCLLRPFLPADMWLRLRQGPVAICGSPPCSKTIFSECFLGLVKRRNHARPVGFTILFCSKLCADLWFQYNCDVYEELYWVAI